In the Paenibacillus sp. FSL H7-0357 genome, one interval contains:
- a CDS encoding polysaccharide biosynthesis protein, with protein MFNNKRIMVTGGTGSWGHELIRQLLPQNPKEIVIFSRSESAQVSMSREYEDSRLTFIIGDIRDKDALVAACRGVDYVFHLAALKHVPVCEDQPYEALKTNVVGTQNVIEAAIANNVEKAIYISTDKAANPSNFYGMTKAIGEKLFVYANLLGTSTRFVTVRGGNVLGTNGSVVHLFMKQIKDKGQVRITDMKMTRFFFTLRDAITLLFKASEVSIGGEIFVMTMPTCRIVDLAEVLIEDSGRRDVSIVETGIRPGEKIHEILMSDFESLTTVVYDEQYLVILPTLDMPELKAHYSSYPHVSFNSFSSENNLMDQEEIKNILIRGGFLQ; from the coding sequence ATGTTCAATAATAAACGGATTATGGTCACAGGTGGAACCGGTTCCTGGGGGCATGAACTCATCCGGCAGCTTCTGCCGCAAAATCCTAAGGAGATCGTAATTTTCTCCCGCAGCGAGTCAGCCCAGGTGTCGATGAGCCGCGAATATGAGGATAGCCGCCTCACCTTCATCATCGGCGATATCCGTGACAAAGATGCTCTTGTGGCCGCATGCCGCGGCGTGGATTATGTGTTCCATCTTGCGGCGCTGAAGCATGTTCCGGTGTGCGAAGATCAGCCGTATGAAGCGCTCAAGACGAATGTCGTCGGCACCCAGAACGTCATTGAAGCAGCTATTGCCAATAATGTAGAAAAAGCGATTTATATCTCCACCGATAAAGCGGCTAATCCGTCTAACTTCTATGGCATGACCAAAGCGATCGGCGAAAAGCTGTTTGTGTATGCGAACCTGCTAGGCACAAGCACACGCTTTGTGACCGTACGCGGCGGCAATGTGCTGGGAACGAACGGCAGCGTGGTCCATCTGTTCATGAAGCAGATTAAGGATAAGGGTCAGGTGCGCATTACAGATATGAAAATGACCCGCTTCTTCTTTACCCTGCGCGATGCAATCACCCTGCTGTTCAAAGCGTCCGAGGTCAGCATCGGCGGAGAAATCTTCGTCATGACGATGCCGACCTGCCGGATTGTCGATCTGGCTGAGGTGCTGATCGAAGACTCGGGAAGACGTGATGTAAGCATTGTTGAAACAGGTATCCGCCCCGGTGAGAAAATCCATGAAATCCTGATGAGCGACTTCGAGAGCTTGACCACCGTCGTTTACGATGAGCAGTATCTTGTTATTCTCCCTACGCTGGATATGCCGGAGCTGAAAGCCCACTACAGCAGCTATCCGCATGTTTCCTTCAACAGCTTTAGCTCGGAGAACAACCTGATGGACCAGGAGGAGATCAAGAATATCCTGATCCGGGGAGGTTTCCTCCAATGA
- a CDS encoding dTDP-4-dehydrorhamnose reductase family protein gives MKLLILGGNGMAGHMLAAYFRRQGKHHVFHTTRDKSDLGGLYVDADDIAGVEKLVEIVSPHCIINALGVLNQFAERDRIGAYHVNGFLPHRLRRAADAVHARLIHISTDCVFEGTRGRYTEDDTPDGTSVYAITKSLGEIRAPGHLTIRTSIIGPEIRSGGIGLMEWFLSQKGPVSGYERVMWNGVTTLELAKAVDGLLESEVSGLIHLAHPQPVSKYELLRHLQYAFHKEDVEIIPEDVHIQDRTLVNTRADVQIQLPSYPEMLAELADWMQRSEMST, from the coding sequence ATGAAGCTGCTTATCCTCGGCGGAAACGGTATGGCGGGTCATATGCTGGCGGCGTATTTTCGCCGCCAGGGCAAACATCACGTCTTCCATACAACCCGGGATAAGAGTGATCTTGGCGGGCTGTATGTAGATGCCGACGATATCGCCGGCGTGGAGAAACTGGTCGAAATCGTCTCCCCCCACTGCATTATCAATGCGCTGGGAGTACTGAATCAATTTGCCGAGCGTGACCGGATCGGTGCCTACCATGTGAACGGATTTCTTCCCCACCGGCTGCGCCGCGCGGCGGATGCCGTTCATGCCCGGCTGATCCACATCAGTACCGACTGCGTGTTCGAAGGAACACGCGGCCGTTACACGGAGGATGATACGCCTGACGGCACTTCTGTATATGCGATTACCAAGAGTCTCGGAGAGATCCGTGCGCCCGGCCATTTAACGATCCGCACCTCCATTATCGGACCGGAAATCCGCTCCGGCGGCATTGGCCTGATGGAGTGGTTTCTATCCCAGAAAGGGCCGGTCTCCGGCTATGAACGGGTCATGTGGAATGGCGTGACGACACTCGAGCTGGCCAAGGCGGTGGATGGCTTGCTGGAATCAGAGGTATCCGGCCTGATTCATCTGGCCCATCCCCAACCGGTCAGTAAATATGAACTGCTCCGGCATCTGCAGTATGCATTTCATAAGGAAGATGTTGAGATCATTCCCGAAGATGTGCATATTCAGGACCGTACACTGGTAAACACAAGAGCTGATGTCCAGATCCAGTTGCCTTCCTATCCGGAAATGCTGGCAGAGCTGGCTGATTGGATGCAACGCTCAGAGATGTCCACATGA
- a CDS encoding glycosyltransferase family 2 protein yields the protein MNQHKSKVSVVIPFYNCPYVDLAVESVLAQSYPDIEIIVVDDGSLLHTEKLAPYRDRIKYFHKSNGGTASALNLGIKAASGSYFAWLSADDLFHPDKIRRQMEALRSTGTSFNHTAYYYINEQGDRVSEVIKVPFPDRSQLIATMMTGCPVNGSTVLLDMDIFRTVGIFNERFLYTQDYDLWLRILPHYRWSYIEEPLLDYRIHKEMGSVIHSEAQNKEIKMVQAKHHRSLSQLLRKERGK from the coding sequence ATGAATCAGCATAAGTCCAAGGTTTCGGTGGTCATCCCTTTCTACAATTGCCCCTACGTAGATCTAGCGGTGGAAAGCGTGCTGGCCCAGAGCTACCCGGATATCGAAATTATCGTAGTGGATGACGGATCGTTGTTGCACACGGAGAAGCTGGCTCCTTACAGAGACAGGATTAAGTACTTTCACAAATCAAACGGTGGCACCGCATCTGCGCTCAACCTGGGTATCAAGGCGGCCAGCGGGTCTTATTTTGCTTGGTTAAGCGCTGACGATCTGTTTCATCCCGATAAAATCCGGCGGCAGATGGAGGCTTTGCGCAGCACAGGAACGTCATTTAACCATACCGCCTATTATTATATTAATGAACAAGGGGACCGTGTTTCCGAGGTCATAAAGGTCCCCTTTCCCGATAGAAGCCAGCTTATCGCGACCATGATGACGGGCTGTCCGGTTAACGGCAGTACTGTTCTGCTCGATATGGATATCTTCCGCACCGTGGGCATTTTTAATGAACGCTTTTTATACACACAGGATTATGACCTGTGGCTGCGTATATTGCCGCATTACCGCTGGTCTTACATTGAGGAGCCGCTGCTTGATTATCGTATACACAAGGAGATGGGCTCTGTGATTCACAGTGAAGCGCAGAACAAGGAGATTAAAATGGTGCAGGCGAAGCATCATAGATCTCTCTCGCAGCTGCTGAGAAAGGAGAGAGGGAAATGA
- a CDS encoding NAD-dependent epimerase/dehydratase family protein, which translates to MKGRKLLITGAAGFTGRHAVAYFRAGGAEVTAVVRHPAAESAVFPEGVQQYVCDLSDRKAVHAMIGQVRPDEVLHLAGRNSVPESWRDPLLYMETNVMATLYLLEALRAQPASRILVAGSRLKYRPGTAVGPPHPYSLSKTLEELVSLAWGTLFKQPVLLAEPCNLIGPGPSTGFCSLLAQHIVRSEAATGTDEEIPPFRLSSRIELRDFLDVRDAVRAYDYILRKGETGKVYRIDSGKQRTLGEIAEKLLAHAAVPVGMDWGPEAGIPAEADSGVLPGSVTQPETSEDNVTALGWSAAIQLEQSLADIVDFYRASREGRM; encoded by the coding sequence ATGAAGGGGCGGAAGCTGCTGATTACCGGAGCCGCCGGTTTTACCGGCCGGCACGCCGTTGCCTATTTCAGGGCTGGCGGAGCGGAAGTGACCGCTGTAGTGCGCCATCCGGCAGCGGAGTCCGCTGTTTTTCCGGAGGGGGTTCAGCAATATGTTTGCGATTTAAGCGACCGCAAGGCGGTCCATGCCATGATCGGGCAGGTCCGGCCAGACGAAGTGCTGCATCTGGCAGGCAGAAATTCGGTACCGGAGTCGTGGCGGGATCCCCTGCTTTATATGGAAACGAATGTTATGGCAACCCTGTATCTGCTTGAGGCGCTGCGTGCCCAGCCGGCCAGCCGTATTCTGGTGGCCGGCTCCCGGCTCAAGTACAGACCCGGAACCGCTGTGGGTCCGCCGCATCCCTACAGCCTCAGCAAAACACTGGAGGAACTGGTATCGCTCGCCTGGGGAACTCTGTTCAAGCAGCCCGTGCTGCTGGCGGAGCCTTGCAACCTGATCGGCCCCGGCCCCTCCACCGGCTTCTGCTCCCTGCTTGCTCAGCATATTGTGCGGAGTGAAGCCGCCACGGGTACGGACGAAGAGATTCCGCCTTTCAGGCTTTCTTCACGGATTGAATTACGGGACTTTCTGGATGTGCGCGACGCCGTAAGGGCCTATGACTATATCCTGCGCAAGGGAGAGACAGGAAAGGTCTACCGGATCGATTCCGGGAAGCAGCGCACGCTGGGGGAGATCGCGGAGAAGCTGCTGGCTCATGCCGCGGTACCGGTTGGAATGGACTGGGGTCCGGAAGCTGGGATTCCTGCGGAAGCAGACTCCGGAGTGTTGCCCGGTTCGGTCACGCAACCTGAAACATCTGAAGACAATGTAACTGCACTCGGCTGGAGTGCGGCAATCCAGCTTGAGCAGTCGCTTGCAGATATTGTGGACTTTTATCGTGCCAGTAGGGAAGGAAGGATGTAA
- a CDS encoding class I SAM-dependent methyltransferase → MYREIAVKDFLPVLLEYLKFSESILDIGSGTGTLLERYEAALVVGLDIHRPYLLHRKYTSPHIIPVHADASHIDKLFLPGTFSAVTLIDSLEHFSMKEGMELLKKAEMIATNRVVVFTPRGFFPQEGTDHFHLQGEYYQKHWSGWEAEDFLGLGYSVTVLKGYHHAENPAFREAFGEDHEPLDALLACKTV, encoded by the coding sequence ATGTACCGGGAAATTGCAGTGAAAGATTTCCTGCCGGTCTTGCTGGAGTATCTCAAGTTCTCCGAGAGCATTCTGGATATCGGCAGCGGCACCGGTACTCTGCTTGAACGCTATGAAGCTGCTCTGGTAGTCGGCCTGGACATTCACAGGCCTTATCTGCTGCACCGCAAATACACCTCGCCGCATATTATCCCGGTGCATGCCGATGCCAGCCATATTGATAAGCTCTTTCTGCCGGGCACGTTCTCGGCGGTGACACTAATTGATTCGCTGGAACATTTCTCCATGAAGGAAGGAATGGAGCTTCTCAAAAAAGCGGAGATGATCGCCACCAATCGTGTGGTGGTGTTCACTCCGCGCGGATTTTTTCCGCAGGAAGGGACGGATCATTTTCACCTGCAGGGAGAGTACTATCAAAAACACTGGAGCGGCTGGGAAGCGGAGGATTTCCTGGGGCTGGGTTACTCGGTAACCGTGCTTAAAGGCTATCACCATGCAGAGAATCCGGCCTTCCGGGAAGCATTCGGAGAGGATCATGAGCCGCTGGATGCCTTGCTTGCCTGCAAGACAGTATAA
- the wecB gene encoding non-hydrolyzing UDP-N-acetylglucosamine 2-epimerase: MKIMTILGTRPEIIRLSVIIPLLDEHAERHVLVHTGQNFTASLSGIFFEELGLRAPDYVLQDKQAGLGGQLAAMFGSLESILLKEQPDRVLLLGDTNSALCAILAERMGIPVVHMEAGNRCYDLKVPEEKNRRVIDAVSTINMPYTQQSKRHLLSEGFPSQRIVLTGNPIHEVITHYEEQIRASDILARLNLTAGHYFLVTAHRAENVDDPESLLQIMSGLCLVAEHFGIRLICSIHPRTRSKLTEQFPLKMNPLVEFHDPFGFFDFVHLERYALCAITDSGTVQEECCLMGVPTVTIRRTTERPETVDCGSNVVSGVEQNSILRCTRLMTSLSPEWEAPEGYMTPDVSAKVVKFLLGGNLHVQ, translated from the coding sequence ATGAAGATCATGACGATTTTGGGCACACGGCCCGAAATCATCCGCCTCAGCGTCATCATTCCGCTGCTCGATGAGCATGCGGAGCGGCATGTGCTGGTGCATACGGGACAGAACTTCACCGCCAGTCTCAGCGGGATATTCTTTGAAGAGCTGGGGCTGCGGGCACCGGATTATGTACTGCAGGATAAGCAAGCCGGGCTTGGCGGGCAGCTTGCCGCCATGTTCGGAAGCCTGGAAAGCATTCTGCTCAAAGAACAGCCGGACCGGGTGCTGCTGCTCGGAGATACCAACAGTGCGCTGTGTGCAATTCTCGCGGAGCGCATGGGTATCCCGGTCGTGCATATGGAGGCGGGGAACCGCTGTTACGATTTGAAAGTGCCGGAGGAGAAAAACCGCCGTGTCATAGATGCCGTTTCGACCATTAATATGCCATATACGCAGCAGAGCAAACGGCATCTGCTGAGTGAAGGTTTCCCCAGCCAGCGTATCGTATTAACCGGCAATCCGATCCACGAGGTCATTACACATTATGAAGAGCAAATTAGAGCCAGCGATATTCTGGCCCGGCTGAATCTTACGGCAGGCCATTATTTTCTAGTCACTGCCCATCGCGCCGAGAATGTCGATGATCCCGAATCACTGCTGCAAATAATGTCCGGCCTGTGCCTTGTGGCTGAACATTTTGGAATCCGCCTGATCTGCAGTATCCATCCCCGCACACGCTCCAAGCTGACGGAGCAATTCCCGCTAAAGATGAACCCTCTTGTGGAATTCCATGATCCTTTCGGATTTTTCGATTTTGTCCATTTGGAGCGTTATGCCCTCTGTGCAATTACCGACAGCGGAACCGTCCAGGAGGAGTGCTGCCTGATGGGAGTGCCGACCGTAACGATCCGCAGGACGACAGAACGTCCGGAGACGGTAGATTGCGGCAGTAATGTAGTGTCGGGAGTAGAGCAGAACAGCATTCTGCGCTGTACCCGGTTGATGACGTCGCTGAGTCCGGAATGGGAGGCACCGGAAGGCTACATGACACCGGATGTCTCGGCAAAGGTAGTTAAATTTTTGCTTGGAGGGAACCTGCATGTTCAATAA
- a CDS encoding glycosyltransferase family 2 protein yields MTPKVSVIIPFYNCPYIEQALQSALSQSWQPYEIIVVDDGSTAHMDRIMPYLPKIHYLGKSNGGTASALNHGINYATGDYVVWLSSDDMFYRDKINNQVLFMEQNRLLITYTNFNFINGESQLTEMNAAAVFSNHLDYLRCFLQGNPINGCTVMFKRELFGAIGLFDEALPYTHDYDLWFRAILNGYPPIMLNQSLTAYRRHSGMGTLKHYDVIMAEAAATNARYHGLLRGLITSMGG; encoded by the coding sequence ATGACTCCAAAAGTATCGGTGATAATTCCTTTTTATAATTGTCCTTATATTGAACAGGCGCTGCAAAGCGCCTTGTCCCAATCCTGGCAGCCTTATGAGATCATCGTCGTCGATGACGGCTCCACAGCTCATATGGACCGGATTATGCCCTATCTGCCTAAGATTCACTATCTCGGCAAAAGCAATGGAGGCACCGCTTCCGCGCTGAACCACGGCATCAACTATGCTACAGGTGACTATGTCGTCTGGCTTAGCTCTGACGATATGTTCTACCGTGACAAGATCAACAATCAGGTTCTGTTCATGGAACAGAACCGTTTGCTTATCACTTACACGAACTTTAATTTTATCAACGGAGAATCACAACTGACCGAAATGAACGCGGCGGCGGTATTCTCGAATCACCTGGACTATCTACGCTGCTTTCTTCAGGGGAATCCGATTAACGGCTGTACGGTAATGTTTAAGCGGGAGCTGTTCGGCGCTATCGGTCTGTTTGATGAAGCACTGCCCTACACACATGATTATGATCTGTGGTTCCGGGCGATTCTGAACGGATATCCTCCGATTATGCTGAACCAGTCTTTAACGGCGTACCGCCGCCACAGCGGCATGGGAACCCTTAAGCATTATGATGTGATTATGGCTGAAGCCGCCGCGACCAATGCCCGTTATCACGGATTGCTCCGCGGTTTGATCACCTCTATGGGCGGTTAG